From a region of the Daphnia magna isolate NIES linkage group LG1, ASM2063170v1.1, whole genome shotgun sequence genome:
- the LOC123469451 gene encoding uncharacterized protein LOC123469451 — MQSLLNKQKILETLLDSYTCKIEGCNTVTNSSQKMLSHLRVYHKKDGNFTSPCVFSTECFHLSNFKSFDGLYYHLKTFHPSFFYSPAIEQSQVIEACTETEVVNNNSGIEIDCELHSSHVELVKPRDVDLQHLGADFVLNMLTEQKLTQVNVQYVMEAATTLITEAVKQKVQQAISFLQQSNVSMETDNHDRDALIPLLDYKEDPFV; from the exons ATGCAGTCACTtctcaacaaacaaaaaattctggaAACTTTACTCGATTCTTATACTTGCAAAATAGAAGGATGTAACACCGTGACAAATTCAAGTCAAAAAATGTTGAGTCATCTAAGAGTGTATcataaaaaagatggaaactTTACAAGTCCTTGTGTATTCAGCACTGAGTGTTTTCACTTGTCAAACTTCAAATCTTTTGATGGATTATATTACCATTTAAAAACATTCCACCcgagttttttttatagtCCTGCGATTGAACAATCGCAAGTTATTGAAGCGTGTACCGAAACAGAAGTTGTGAACAATAACTCAGGAATTGAAATTG aCTGTGAGCTGCATTCCTCGCATGTTGAATTAGTGAAACCTAGAGATGTTGATTTACAACACCTTGGTGCAGATTTTGTCCTAAACATGTTGACGGAACAAAAGTTAACCCAAGTTAATGTCCAGTATGTCATGGAAGCAGCAACGACTTTGATCACTGAAGCTGTAAAACAGAAAGTGCAACaagccatttcttttttgcaacAAAGCAATGTCTCAATGGAGACTGATAATCATGATCGTGATGCTCTGATCCCATTGTTGGATTACAAGGAAGATCCCTTTGTTTAA